One Streptosporangium sp. NBC_01495 DNA window includes the following coding sequences:
- a CDS encoding SDR family NAD(P)-dependent oxidoreductase, translating into MKTLVITGGTDGMGRALAHTYLERGDTVVIIGRDAEKAKTVPGAFLIQADLSLLSENRRVIEEINATFPVVDALVLCARHFRSTRWETTEGLEGTFALEYLSRHLLSHGLVEPLDKADHPVIVNVSGPGVPMGHIHWDDLMLERGYDGVAAQMQAGRANDLLGVAFATRHAASRTKYVLINPGPVSTGFSGEYDAATAAHVESLKRHGKSVKEGIKPIIARIDAPPAEPLSAFMQDRPISLNHPTFEQKAAARLHELTLKVVR; encoded by the coding sequence ATGAAGACCCTAGTGATCACCGGCGGCACCGACGGGATGGGCAGGGCGCTCGCCCACACGTACCTCGAACGAGGCGACACCGTCGTCATCATCGGCCGTGACGCGGAGAAGGCGAAGACCGTCCCCGGCGCCTTCCTCATCCAGGCGGACCTGAGCCTGCTCAGCGAGAACAGGCGGGTCATCGAGGAGATCAACGCCACGTTCCCCGTCGTGGACGCGCTCGTGCTGTGCGCCCGGCACTTCCGCTCGACCCGGTGGGAAACCACCGAGGGCCTCGAGGGCACCTTCGCGCTGGAGTACCTGAGCCGCCACCTGCTCAGCCACGGCCTGGTCGAACCGCTGGACAAGGCCGACCACCCGGTCATCGTCAACGTGTCGGGGCCCGGCGTCCCGATGGGCCACATCCACTGGGACGATCTCATGCTGGAGCGCGGCTATGACGGGGTGGCGGCCCAGATGCAGGCCGGCAGGGCCAACGACCTGCTCGGGGTCGCCTTCGCCACCCGGCACGCGGCGAGCCGTACCAAATATGTGCTGATCAACCCCGGACCCGTGTCCACCGGCTTCTCCGGCGAGTACGACGCGGCGACCGCCGCCCATGTCGAGTCACTCAAGAGGCACGGCAAGTCGGTCAAGGAGGGCATCAAACCGATCATCGCCCGCATCGACGCCCCGCCCGCCGAACCACTCAGCGCCTTCATGCAGGACCGGCCGATCAGTCTGAACCACCCCACTTTCGAGCAGAAGGCCGCCGCCCGGCTCCACGAACTCACCCTGAAGGTTGTTCGATGA
- a CDS encoding SGNH/GDSL hydrolase family protein: MTMMWTAAFRSAPVSPYESMTLIYPSRGFGNETLRQVVRVRGGGDRLRVRFSNLYGKQPLTIASTRVAALESGSSIIATTDTAITFDGTPHVTIGVGAEAVSDPVDFATTAETDLVVSTYYASETGPATYHPFALQTGYVARGDVVSHPKLPDPAEVESRFHLSGIDVWTRAGHHVVAVFGDSLADGVGTTPGADLRYPDLLARRVSEPGMSVINLGIAGNRLLTDVFGERGIARFDREVLAAPGVTHVIVQLGVNDIGMPGMFGLPAVPVVDLIAGLTSIAERAKRHGLTAIIATVTPFGGAAGVTPGFDTPESEEARQRLNQWIRANREFDAVADLDRALHDPAAPATLLPGYDSGDHIHPSDAGAKVVADVLFRALMP; the protein is encoded by the coding sequence ATGACAATGATGTGGACGGCGGCGTTCAGATCCGCACCGGTCAGCCCGTACGAGTCGATGACGCTCATCTACCCCTCCCGCGGCTTCGGCAACGAGACCCTGCGTCAGGTCGTGCGTGTCCGCGGTGGTGGTGACCGCCTGCGGGTACGGTTCAGTAACCTCTACGGCAAGCAGCCGCTCACCATCGCGAGTACGCGGGTGGCGGCACTCGAATCCGGGTCGTCGATCATCGCGACCACCGACACCGCGATCACGTTCGACGGGACACCGCACGTGACGATCGGCGTCGGCGCGGAGGCGGTGAGCGACCCCGTCGACTTCGCGACGACGGCCGAGACCGACCTGGTGGTCAGCACGTACTACGCGTCGGAGACCGGACCCGCCACCTATCACCCCTTCGCCCTGCAGACCGGCTACGTGGCGCGGGGCGACGTCGTCTCCCACCCGAAACTGCCCGATCCCGCCGAGGTGGAGTCCCGGTTCCACCTCAGCGGGATCGACGTCTGGACACGCGCGGGCCACCACGTGGTAGCGGTGTTCGGCGACTCGCTGGCTGACGGGGTGGGCACCACCCCCGGCGCCGACCTGCGCTATCCCGACCTGCTCGCCCGCCGGGTCAGCGAACCGGGCATGTCGGTGATCAACCTGGGCATCGCCGGTAATCGGCTGCTCACCGATGTTTTCGGAGAGCGGGGGATCGCCCGGTTCGACCGTGAGGTGCTCGCGGCGCCGGGGGTGACGCACGTCATCGTGCAACTCGGCGTCAACGACATTGGCATGCCGGGGATGTTCGGATTGCCCGCTGTGCCGGTGGTCGACCTCATCGCCGGGCTCACCTCGATCGCCGAGCGAGCCAAGCGGCACGGCCTTACGGCGATCATCGCGACCGTGACCCCGTTCGGTGGCGCCGCTGGGGTGACCCCCGGATTCGACACTCCGGAAAGCGAGGAGGCACGGCAGCGCCTCAACCAATGGATCCGGGCAAACCGGGAATTCGACGCGGTCGCAGACCTTGACCGCGCACTGCACGACCCCGCAGCACCGGCCACCCTGCTGCCCGGCTACGACAGCGGCGACCACATCCATCCCAGCGACGCCGGAGCCAAGGTCGTAGCAGACGTGCTCTTCCGGGCACTCATGCCGTGA
- the recD2 gene encoding SF1B family DNA helicase RecD2 — protein MEASVEQLVYVREDEYTIARMSAEGMPGFVASGRALGGVQPGETLRLVGEWGEHPRYGRRFEVIACERLVPATVRAIRIYLGSGLIRGIGPRLAHAIVSHFGEATLTVIDTEPQRLTEVVNIGPARQAQIADAWEEQKAIAELMVVLQGFGISPLLAAKIYQVFGADSGEVLTSDPYRLIGKVRGIAFATADRIALRSGVSEHSPQRVKAAILDRLETAASRDGHCYVRLVTLIAQSAELVEQDHDLVGRMVDALVADRRVVVEASPDGQGTAVVYLKETHGRELTLAAQLTRLWEAPSTLPMRTFQEDPGLDEDQRAAVNMALTSTVSILTGGPGCGKSHTVKTVAATVRAMGGTVTLTAPTGKAAKRLSELTGLPAMTVHRMLAHQPDPESGTLFEQTPAQADLIVVDEASMLDLHLATRLTAAIPPGSHLLIVGDSDQLPSIAPGSVLADLLRVEAIARMRLTRVFRQAEGSGIIRAARRVRAGEVPAIPGGGGFWFEEVDDPEQVAERVMHLATVAIPRKQGVSPDQVQVLCPMRRGLTGTAELGRMIQERLNPAREGVAEHWSGASAFRVGDRVMPIRNNYDKGVFNGDTGTVTAITPEERVVEIRTDDGHTVKYGFGELDELTHTYAISVHRSQGSEYPFVVAPLVTESGGVMLRRKLLYTLLTRARSWVVVVGERKALEMAVNRLDHRRNTGLARRLALSLGADLHYETAPAAD, from the coding sequence GTGGAGGCATCTGTCGAGCAGCTGGTGTACGTCCGCGAGGACGAGTACACGATCGCGCGGATGAGCGCCGAGGGCATGCCCGGCTTCGTCGCCTCCGGCCGGGCCCTGGGCGGGGTCCAGCCGGGGGAGACACTCAGGCTCGTCGGCGAGTGGGGCGAGCATCCGCGGTACGGCAGGCGCTTCGAGGTCATCGCGTGCGAGCGGCTGGTACCGGCCACCGTCCGGGCCATCCGCATCTATCTTGGCTCCGGCCTGATCCGCGGCATCGGGCCGAGGCTCGCCCACGCCATCGTCAGCCACTTCGGCGAGGCGACGCTGACGGTCATCGACACCGAGCCGCAACGGCTCACCGAGGTCGTCAACATCGGTCCCGCGCGGCAGGCCCAGATCGCCGACGCGTGGGAGGAGCAGAAGGCGATCGCCGAGCTCATGGTGGTCCTGCAGGGCTTCGGGATCAGCCCGCTGCTCGCGGCGAAGATCTACCAGGTCTTCGGGGCCGACTCGGGAGAGGTGCTCACCTCCGACCCGTACCGGCTCATCGGCAAGGTCAGGGGCATCGCGTTCGCCACGGCGGACAGGATCGCCCTGCGGTCGGGGGTCTCCGAGCACAGCCCGCAGCGGGTCAAGGCGGCGATCCTGGACAGGCTGGAGACGGCGGCCAGCCGCGACGGGCACTGCTACGTGCGGCTGGTCACGCTGATCGCCCAGTCCGCGGAACTCGTCGAGCAGGACCACGACCTCGTCGGCCGGATGGTCGACGCCCTCGTCGCCGACCGCCGCGTGGTCGTCGAGGCGTCGCCCGACGGCCAGGGGACGGCCGTGGTCTACCTGAAGGAGACCCACGGCCGCGAGCTCACGCTGGCCGCCCAGCTGACCAGGCTCTGGGAGGCTCCCTCGACGCTGCCCATGCGTACGTTCCAGGAGGATCCCGGGCTGGACGAGGACCAGCGGGCGGCGGTGAACATGGCGCTGACCAGCACCGTGTCCATCCTCACCGGCGGTCCCGGCTGCGGGAAGAGCCACACCGTCAAGACCGTCGCGGCGACCGTGCGGGCGATGGGCGGCACGGTGACCCTCACGGCGCCGACCGGCAAGGCGGCCAAGCGCCTGTCGGAGCTCACCGGCCTGCCCGCGATGACCGTGCACCGGATGCTGGCCCACCAGCCCGATCCCGAGAGCGGCACGCTGTTCGAGCAGACGCCCGCGCAGGCCGACCTGATCGTGGTCGACGAGGCGTCCATGCTGGACCTGCACCTGGCCACCCGGCTCACCGCGGCCATCCCGCCCGGCAGCCACCTGCTGATAGTGGGCGACAGCGACCAGCTTCCCAGCATCGCCCCCGGCAGCGTGCTGGCCGACCTGCTGCGCGTCGAGGCGATCGCGCGGATGCGCCTGACCAGGGTCTTCCGCCAGGCGGAGGGCAGCGGGATCATCCGGGCCGCCCGCCGGGTCAGGGCGGGTGAGGTGCCCGCGATTCCCGGCGGGGGAGGTTTCTGGTTCGAGGAGGTCGACGATCCCGAGCAGGTCGCCGAGCGGGTGATGCACCTGGCGACGGTGGCGATCCCGCGCAAGCAGGGGGTGAGCCCGGACCAGGTCCAGGTCCTGTGCCCGATGCGCAGGGGCCTGACGGGGACGGCCGAACTCGGCCGGATGATCCAGGAACGACTCAACCCGGCTCGCGAGGGGGTCGCCGAGCACTGGTCGGGCGCCTCCGCCTTCCGGGTCGGCGACCGTGTCATGCCGATCCGCAACAACTACGACAAGGGCGTCTTCAACGGCGACACCGGTACGGTCACCGCCATCACCCCGGAGGAGAGGGTCGTCGAGATCCGCACCGACGACGGGCACACCGTGAAGTACGGCTTCGGCGAGCTCGACGAGCTGACCCACACGTACGCCATCAGCGTGCACCGCTCCCAGGGCAGCGAGTATCCCTTCGTGGTCGCGCCGCTCGTCACCGAGTCCGGGGGCGTCATGCTGCGCCGCAAGCTGCTCTACACCCTGCTCACCCGGGCGCGGTCGTGGGTGGTCGTCGTCGGCGAGCGCAAGGCCCTGGAGATGGCCGTCAACCGGCTGGACCACCGCCGCAACACGGGGCTCGCCCGCAGGCTCGCGCTGAGCCTTGGCGCGGACCTCCACTACGAGACCGCCCCCGCCGCCGACTGA
- a CDS encoding ThuA domain-containing protein: MTSENMVSTMRTWVRLLALLAVALGLTALPAGGSARAAAAPSFKVIAFYNGTWDAAHINFVQEANRWFPQMAAQHNFSYTATNNWSQLNASNLQQYQVVLFLDDLPQNAAQRTAFEQYMRNGGAWMGFHVSAFNTNAQSWAWYHNELLGTGAFRSNTWGPTSVVMRTEGGAHPSTARLPATFTSSVSEWYSWTNDLRNNPNIRILGSIDQSSFPVGTDPNQTWYSGYYPLMWTNRNYKMLYANFGHNAMNYSNNTPLSSTFASEVQNRFVIDGLLWLGGGSTPPPSDTISPTAWYSLANRASGKCVDARAAASANGTAIQQYTCNGTLAQQFQVQPTSGGFARLNNRGNSAQVIDVTNVSTAEGAPLQLWTYSGGNNQQWQAVSEGGGHYRFVSRLSGRCLSVPGSSTADSVQLVQSTCNGGAAQSFRISQQP; encoded by the coding sequence ATGACCAGCGAAAACATGGTCAGTACGATGCGGACGTGGGTGCGGCTACTCGCCCTGCTCGCCGTCGCGCTCGGCCTCACGGCCCTTCCGGCCGGTGGGAGCGCGCGGGCGGCGGCCGCCCCGAGTTTCAAGGTGATCGCCTTCTACAACGGGACATGGGACGCGGCACACATCAACTTCGTCCAGGAGGCCAACCGCTGGTTCCCGCAGATGGCCGCGCAGCACAACTTCTCCTACACCGCGACCAACAACTGGAGCCAGCTGAACGCGAGCAACCTCCAGCAGTACCAGGTGGTGCTCTTCCTCGACGACCTGCCGCAGAACGCCGCCCAGCGGACGGCCTTCGAGCAGTACATGCGTAACGGCGGGGCGTGGATGGGCTTCCACGTGAGCGCGTTCAACACCAACGCGCAGAGCTGGGCGTGGTACCACAACGAGCTCCTCGGCACCGGGGCGTTCAGGTCCAACACCTGGGGGCCCACCTCGGTGGTCATGCGCACGGAGGGCGGGGCGCACCCCTCCACGGCGCGGCTGCCCGCCACCTTCACCTCGTCGGTCAGCGAGTGGTACAGCTGGACCAACGACCTGAGGAACAACCCGAACATCAGGATCCTCGGGTCCATCGACCAGTCGAGCTTCCCGGTCGGCACGGACCCCAACCAGACCTGGTACAGCGGCTACTACCCGCTGATGTGGACCAACCGGAACTACAAGATGCTGTACGCGAACTTCGGCCACAACGCCATGAACTACAGCAACAACACCCCGCTGTCGTCCACGTTCGCCAGCGAGGTGCAGAACCGGTTCGTCATCGACGGCCTGCTGTGGCTGGGCGGCGGGAGCACTCCGCCTCCGTCGGACACCATCTCGCCGACCGCGTGGTACAGCCTCGCCAACCGCGCCAGCGGCAAGTGCGTGGACGCTCGGGCGGCCGCCTCGGCGAACGGCACCGCGATCCAGCAGTACACCTGCAACGGCACCCTCGCCCAGCAGTTCCAGGTCCAGCCGACCAGCGGCGGCTTCGCGCGGCTCAACAACCGCGGCAACAGCGCCCAGGTCATCGACGTGACCAACGTCTCCACGGCCGAAGGCGCCCCGCTCCAGCTGTGGACGTACTCCGGAGGCAACAACCAGCAGTGGCAGGCGGTGTCCGAGGGCGGTGGCCACTACCGCTTCGTCAGCCGCCTCAGCGGCAGGTGCCTGAGCGTGCCGGGCTCCTCGACGGCCGACAGCGTCCAGCTGGTGCAGAGCACCTGCAACGGCGGCGCCGCCCAGTCGTTCCGGATCTCCCAGCAGCCGTAG
- a CDS encoding TOBE domain-containing protein: MTTFRISEAAALLGVSPDTVRRWVDAGRLAARRDEHGHRMVEGADLAAFARAQIESEDGTGHSSARNRFRGIVTEVIKDAVMAQVEIAAGPYRVVSLMSRQAADELGLEVGVMAVAVIKSTNVVVEIADHVRTTG; the protein is encoded by the coding sequence GTGACGACGTTTCGGATCAGCGAGGCCGCCGCGCTGCTGGGGGTGAGCCCCGACACCGTCCGCCGGTGGGTGGACGCCGGACGGCTCGCGGCCCGGCGGGACGAGCACGGCCACCGGATGGTGGAGGGGGCCGATCTGGCGGCGTTCGCGCGTGCCCAGATCGAGTCCGAGGACGGTACGGGGCACTCCTCGGCCAGGAACCGCTTTCGCGGGATCGTGACCGAAGTGATCAAGGACGCGGTGATGGCCCAGGTGGAGATCGCCGCGGGACCGTACCGGGTGGTGTCGCTGATGAGCCGCCAGGCCGCCGACGAGCTGGGCCTGGAGGTGGGGGTGATGGCGGTCGCCGTGATCAAGTCCACCAACGTGGTCGTGGAGATCGCCGACCACGTTCGTACGACGGGTTGA
- a CDS encoding ABC transporter permease, with protein sequence MVFLTLPLAGLLVRAPWPTLVERLGEPRVLEALRLSLVTATVATLVCLLLGVPLAWLLARVAFPGRRLVRALVTVPLVLPPVVGGVALLLVLGRRGLVGQWLDSTFGVTLPFTTAGVVVAETFVAMPFLVISVEGALRAADLRFEEAAATLGASRWTIFRRVTLPLIAPGIVAGAVLCWARALGEFGATITFAGNFPGQTQTMPLAVYLALETEPEAAIVLSLVLLAVSVVILASLRDRWVSGP encoded by the coding sequence ATGGTCTTCCTGACGCTGCCGCTGGCCGGACTGCTGGTGCGCGCCCCCTGGCCCACCCTGGTGGAGAGACTAGGCGAGCCTCGGGTACTGGAGGCGCTGCGCCTGTCGCTGGTGACCGCGACGGTGGCCACGCTGGTGTGCCTGCTGCTCGGCGTGCCGCTGGCCTGGCTGCTGGCCCGTGTCGCCTTCCCCGGCCGCCGCCTGGTGCGGGCGCTGGTCACCGTCCCCCTCGTGCTGCCCCCGGTGGTCGGCGGGGTCGCCCTGCTGCTCGTCCTGGGGCGGCGTGGCCTGGTCGGCCAGTGGCTGGACTCCACCTTCGGCGTCACCCTGCCGTTCACCACGGCCGGAGTCGTCGTCGCCGAGACGTTCGTCGCCATGCCGTTCCTGGTCATCAGCGTCGAGGGCGCGCTGCGCGCCGCCGACCTGCGCTTCGAGGAGGCCGCCGCGACGCTGGGCGCCTCGCGCTGGACCATCTTCCGCCGCGTCACCCTGCCCCTGATCGCCCCCGGCATCGTCGCGGGAGCCGTGCTGTGCTGGGCCCGCGCGCTGGGCGAGTTCGGGGCCACCATCACCTTCGCCGGCAACTTCCCCGGCCAGACCCAGACCATGCCGCTGGCGGTGTATCTCGCCCTGGAGACCGAACCCGAGGCGGCGATCGTGCTCAGTCTCGTCCTGCTCGCCGTCTCGGTGGTCATCCTGGCCAGCCTGCGCGACCGGTGGGTGAGCGGCCCGTGA
- a CDS encoding ABC transporter ATP-binding protein yields MTLDAHLVVTRPGFRLDIELEVAAGQVVALLGPNGAGKTTALRALAGLTALSGGRILLDGEALHTLASERRPIGMVFQDYLLFPHLSALDNVAFGPRCHGASKAEARRGAAAWLERVGLAGYVAARPRQLSGGQAQRVALARALAVGPRLLLLDEPLAALDAHTRLEIRSQLRRHLADFGGATVLVTHDPLDAMVLADQLVVIENGAIVQRGTPAEVARRPRTDYVARLVGLNLYRGLASGRQVTVGEVGFSVAEHLDGPVFVAFRPGAVALYRTRPDGTPRNLWEATIEGIERHGDNVRIHLEGPITASADVTPAAVADLDLTPGQRIWAAVKATETHAYPA; encoded by the coding sequence GTGACCCTGGACGCCCACCTTGTCGTCACCCGGCCCGGCTTCCGCCTGGACATCGAACTGGAGGTCGCCGCCGGTCAGGTCGTCGCCCTGCTCGGCCCCAACGGCGCGGGCAAGACCACCGCGCTGCGCGCGCTGGCCGGGCTCACCGCCCTGTCCGGCGGGCGGATCCTCCTGGACGGCGAGGCGCTGCACACCCTGGCGTCCGAACGCCGCCCGATCGGCATGGTCTTCCAGGACTACCTGCTCTTCCCGCACCTGTCCGCCCTGGACAACGTCGCCTTCGGGCCTCGCTGTCACGGTGCCTCCAAAGCCGAGGCGCGGCGCGGTGCCGCCGCCTGGCTGGAGCGCGTCGGCCTGGCCGGGTACGTCGCGGCGAGACCCCGGCAGCTGTCGGGCGGTCAGGCCCAGCGCGTCGCCCTGGCCCGCGCCCTCGCCGTGGGGCCCCGCCTGCTGCTGCTGGACGAGCCGCTGGCCGCCCTCGACGCCCACACCCGCCTGGAGATCCGCTCGCAGCTCCGCCGTCACCTGGCCGACTTCGGCGGCGCGACCGTCCTGGTCACCCACGATCCCCTGGACGCCATGGTGCTCGCCGACCAGCTGGTCGTCATCGAGAACGGCGCCATCGTGCAGCGCGGCACCCCCGCCGAGGTCGCCCGGCGCCCGCGCACCGACTACGTCGCCCGTCTGGTCGGCCTCAACCTCTACCGGGGCCTCGCCTCCGGACGACAGGTCACCGTCGGCGAGGTGGGTTTCAGCGTCGCCGAACATCTGGACGGTCCCGTGTTCGTCGCCTTCAGGCCCGGCGCGGTCGCGCTCTACCGGACCCGCCCGGACGGCACCCCGCGCAATCTCTGGGAGGCCACGATCGAGGGCATCGAGCGGCACGGCGACAACGTCCGCATCCACCTGGAGGGGCCGATAACCGCCTCGGCGGACGTCACCCCCGCCGCCGTCGCGGATCTCGACCTGACGCCGGGACAGCGGATCTGGGCGGCCGTCAAGGCCACCGAGACGCACGCCTACCCCGCCTGA
- a CDS encoding NAD(P)-dependent oxidoreductase yields MHVAVLGMGMMGRALTRRLLARGFQVTVWNRTPGRAEEVVGLGAVEAASPAEAAREAEGVLMSLADDRAVRDVMSQLAGIGSGGPVVADMSTVAPDTTRALWDMAPGGRFVAAPIIGWPPAVAEGQASVLLGGERDVADVLKPVWSEVFASHSYCGRDPGAALAFKLLNNYLLMAGIAALSEVAATGLAVGLDETLLHDFFLTWPTVAPALHNRVDDILGGGHRGWFTTRLAAKDMRLASELAESAGLDLPIARLVERRYEEAAERGWGDADIGAIVELLRGKSR; encoded by the coding sequence ATGCACGTCGCTGTACTCGGGATGGGCATGATGGGCCGGGCGCTGACCCGGCGGCTGCTGGCGCGGGGGTTCCAGGTCACGGTGTGGAACCGCACACCGGGACGGGCGGAGGAGGTGGTCGGCCTCGGCGCCGTCGAGGCGGCCTCGCCCGCCGAGGCCGCGCGGGAGGCTGAGGGGGTGCTGATGTCGCTCGCCGACGACCGGGCGGTTCGCGATGTGATGTCCCAGCTGGCCGGGATCGGCTCCGGTGGGCCCGTCGTGGCCGACATGAGCACCGTCGCCCCGGACACGACCCGCGCGCTGTGGGACATGGCGCCCGGGGGCCGGTTCGTGGCCGCGCCCATCATCGGCTGGCCGCCGGCCGTCGCCGAGGGGCAGGCCTCGGTCCTGCTGGGTGGCGAGCGTGACGTCGCCGACGTGCTGAAGCCGGTGTGGTCGGAGGTGTTCGCCTCCCACTCCTACTGCGGCCGGGACCCCGGCGCGGCGCTCGCCTTCAAGCTGCTGAACAACTACCTGCTCATGGCCGGAATCGCCGCGCTCTCCGAGGTGGCCGCCACCGGTCTGGCGGTGGGTCTCGACGAGACGCTGCTGCACGACTTCTTCCTCACCTGGCCCACCGTCGCGCCCGCCCTGCACAACCGGGTCGACGACATCCTGGGCGGCGGCCATCGAGGGTGGTTCACGACGAGGCTCGCCGCCAAGGACATGCGGCTCGCCTCCGAGCTGGCGGAGTCGGCCGGTCTCGACCTGCCGATCGCCCGGCTGGTCGAGCGGCGCTACGAGGAGGCGGCCGAGCGAGGCTGGGGCGACGCGGACATCGGTGCGATCGTCGAGCTGCTGCGCGGGAAATCGCGCTAG
- a CDS encoding nuclear transport factor 2 family protein, whose translation MSEAQESPFGTGAFTPTDEDRKSVEEWFAEYDAHSAKVDVERMADMAMFPLNVVTDGPDGDGLADRWTRERFMRTMAEVMGGGEPGDLEMESTRTPHFLTANMVVVITDATVTANGEAYGMRYADLLVKAGGRWVFQTMVQGGWADAWKETTPSA comes from the coding sequence GTGTCAGAAGCCCAGGAGTCCCCGTTCGGTACCGGTGCCTTCACGCCGACGGATGAGGACCGGAAGAGCGTCGAGGAGTGGTTCGCCGAGTACGACGCCCACAGCGCGAAGGTCGACGTCGAGCGGATGGCGGACATGGCGATGTTCCCGCTCAACGTGGTGACCGACGGTCCCGACGGCGACGGTCTGGCCGACCGGTGGACGAGGGAGCGGTTCATGCGCACGATGGCCGAGGTGATGGGAGGCGGAGAGCCGGGCGACCTCGAGATGGAGTCGACCCGCACGCCCCACTTCCTGACCGCGAACATGGTCGTCGTGATCACCGACGCGACGGTGACGGCCAACGGTGAGGCGTACGGCATGCGTTACGCGGACCTGCTGGTGAAGGCGGGCGGCCGGTGGGTCTTCCAGACCATGGTGCAGGGAGGGTGGGCCGACGCCTGGAAGGAGACCACGCCGAGCGCCTGA
- a CDS encoding anthrone oxygenase family protein has translation MLMFRGLALVAAAITTGLIAGLFYAYTCSVMPGLARTDDRTLISTMQQINVAILNGWFAVCFGGALVLTVLSAALHLQEGGRAVLPWIVAGLVLYVVMLAITMVIHVPLNTALDAAGDPDRITDLAAVREQFEAAWVRWNLIRTLASVAAFGCLAWALVVYGRTSLPNGS, from the coding sequence ATGTTGATGTTCCGAGGCCTCGCGCTGGTCGCGGCCGCCATCACCACGGGACTCATAGCGGGTCTCTTCTACGCCTACACCTGCTCCGTCATGCCCGGCCTGGCCCGGACGGACGACCGGACCCTCATCAGCACGATGCAGCAGATCAACGTGGCGATCCTCAACGGCTGGTTCGCCGTCTGCTTCGGCGGCGCGCTGGTGCTGACCGTCCTCTCCGCGGCGCTCCACCTCCAGGAGGGCGGGCGGGCCGTGCTGCCCTGGATCGTGGCCGGGCTCGTCCTGTACGTGGTGATGCTCGCCATCACGATGGTGATCCACGTGCCGCTCAACACCGCGCTCGACGCGGCCGGGGACCCCGACCGCATCACCGACCTCGCGGCGGTGCGCGAGCAGTTCGAAGCGGCGTGGGTCCGCTGGAACCTCATCCGCACGCTGGCGAGCGTGGCCGCCTTCGGCTGCCTCGCCTGGGCCCTCGTCGTGTACGGGCGCACCAGTCTGCCGAACGGGTCGTGA
- a CDS encoding NmrA family NAD(P)-binding protein — protein MTENTHQKNMTLVLGGTGKTGRRVVERLTARGLPVRVGSRSGEPPFDWEDRSTWGPVLRDVASVYVVYYPDLAFPGAVETVRSFVSRAVESGVRRLVLLSGRGEEEAQVSERTVQESGVEWTIVRTSWFSQNFSEDYLLEPVLSGEIALPAGDVAEPFVDADDIADVAVAALTEDGHAGELYELTGPRLLTFADAAAEISKATGREIHYVPISSEEYVAGAVEHGVPAEYAAQLADLFTTVLDGRNAHLTDGVRRALGREPRDFGDYARDVAATGIWKG, from the coding sequence ATGACGGAAAACACGCATCAGAAGAACATGACACTGGTCCTCGGTGGCACGGGCAAGACCGGCCGCCGCGTGGTGGAGCGGCTCACCGCACGCGGCCTGCCGGTGCGGGTCGGCTCCCGCTCCGGGGAGCCGCCGTTCGATTGGGAGGACCGATCGACGTGGGGGCCCGTGCTGCGGGACGTGGCGTCGGTGTACGTCGTCTACTACCCGGATCTGGCATTCCCCGGGGCGGTGGAGACGGTCCGCTCGTTCGTCTCGCGAGCGGTCGAGAGCGGCGTCCGGCGGCTGGTGCTCCTGTCCGGCCGGGGCGAGGAGGAGGCCCAGGTGAGCGAGCGGACGGTCCAGGAGTCCGGGGTCGAGTGGACGATCGTACGGACGTCCTGGTTCTCGCAGAACTTCAGCGAGGACTACCTGCTGGAGCCGGTCCTCTCCGGCGAGATCGCGCTCCCGGCCGGCGACGTGGCCGAGCCGTTCGTCGACGCCGACGACATCGCGGACGTCGCGGTCGCGGCGCTCACCGAGGACGGGCACGCGGGCGAGCTCTACGAGCTGACCGGTCCCCGGTTGCTGACCTTCGCCGACGCCGCCGCGGAGATCTCCAAGGCGACCGGCAGGGAGATCCACTACGTGCCGATCTCCTCCGAGGAGTACGTGGCCGGGGCGGTCGAGCACGGCGTACCGGCCGAGTACGCCGCGCAGCTTGCCGACCTGTTCACCACCGTCCTGGACGGCCGCAACGCCCACCTGACCGACGGCGTCCGGCGCGCCCTGGGCCGGGAACCCCGCGATTTCGGCGACTACGCGCGGGACGTCGCCGCCACCGGGATCTGGAAGGGCTAA